A single window of Terriglobales bacterium DNA harbors:
- the rpsD gene encoding 30S ribosomal protein S4, giving the protein MARYKDAVCRLCRREGMKLFLKGPKCFTEKCPIEKRNFPPGQHGKDRRPKIAGYGLQLREKQKAKRIYFTLEKQFRNYFEKAAKAKGVTGEQLLQQLERRLDNVVYRLGFGISRPQARQLVRHGHIAVNGRKVNIPSYQVSVNEEITVRENSRKLVVIEVAQEFTSHQPAVAWLEVDRANFKGRVAALPKRENINLPVNEQLIVELYSK; this is encoded by the coding sequence ATGGCACGCTATAAAGACGCAGTCTGCCGGCTCTGCCGGCGCGAGGGCATGAAGCTGTTCCTCAAGGGACCGAAGTGCTTCACCGAGAAGTGTCCCATCGAGAAACGCAACTTCCCCCCCGGGCAGCACGGCAAGGACCGCAGGCCAAAGATCGCGGGCTACGGCCTGCAGTTGCGCGAGAAGCAGAAGGCTAAGCGCATCTATTTCACGCTGGAGAAGCAGTTCCGCAACTACTTCGAGAAGGCGGCGAAGGCGAAGGGAGTCACCGGCGAGCAGTTGTTGCAGCAGCTGGAGCGCCGTCTGGACAACGTGGTGTACCGGCTGGGATTCGGCATTTCCCGGCCGCAGGCCCGGCAACTGGTCCGCCATGGACACATCGCCGTCAACGGGAGGAAGGTAAACATCCCGTCCTACCAGGTGAGCGTGAACGAAGAGATCACAGTGCGGGAGAACAGTCGCAAGCTGGTGGTCATCGAAGTCGCGCAGGAGTTCACCAGCCACCAGCCGGCCGTTGCCTGGCTGGAAGTGGACCGCGCGAACTTCAAGGGACGCGTCGCAGCGCTGCCCAAGCGGGAGAACATCAACCTCCCGGTGAACGAGCAACTCATCGTCGAGCTTTACAGCAAATGA
- a CDS encoding DNA-directed RNA polymerase subunit alpha, producing MLWKGFQKPKRLAADMETLTEKFGRFSAQPFERGFGTTIGNALRRVLLSSIEGAAITAVKIEGVLHEFQSISGVVEDATDIILNLKQVPFKLNGEGPKAIYLRAEKPGVITSGMIEADADVEILDKGVYLATISEGGKVDMEMRLKRGRGYVSADKNFDEDLGLGFIPIDSVHSPVRKCNYVVDAARLGQITDYDKLTLEVWTNGAITPGDAIGLGAKLLKDHMNIFINFEEELEAEAGGDDRKPEIRNENLNRSVEELELSVRSYNCLKNANIQTIGELVQRSEAEMLKTKNFGRKSLNEIKEILANMGLSLGMRIDEQGNAVAAAPSAAPGVPAGGGEQY from the coding sequence ATGCTTTGGAAAGGCTTTCAGAAACCCAAGCGCCTCGCGGCGGACATGGAGACGCTCACCGAGAAGTTCGGGCGCTTCTCCGCCCAGCCCTTCGAACGCGGATTCGGCACCACCATCGGCAACGCCCTGCGGCGCGTGCTGCTCTCCTCCATCGAAGGCGCGGCCATCACCGCGGTGAAGATCGAGGGGGTGCTGCACGAGTTCCAGTCCATCTCGGGTGTGGTCGAGGACGCCACGGACATCATCCTCAACCTGAAGCAGGTGCCCTTCAAGCTGAACGGCGAAGGGCCGAAGGCCATCTACCTGCGCGCCGAAAAGCCGGGCGTGATCACCTCGGGCATGATCGAGGCCGACGCCGACGTCGAGATCCTGGACAAGGGCGTCTATCTGGCCACCATCAGCGAGGGCGGGAAGGTGGACATGGAGATGCGCCTCAAGCGCGGCCGCGGCTACGTCTCCGCCGACAAGAACTTCGACGAGGACCTGGGGCTGGGGTTCATCCCCATCGACTCCGTACACTCGCCGGTGCGCAAGTGCAACTACGTGGTGGACGCCGCTCGCCTGGGCCAGATCACCGACTACGACAAACTCACGCTCGAGGTGTGGACCAACGGCGCCATCACCCCGGGAGACGCCATCGGACTGGGCGCCAAGCTCCTCAAAGACCACATGAACATCTTCATCAACTTCGAGGAAGAGCTGGAGGCCGAAGCCGGCGGCGACGACCGCAAGCCCGAGATCCGCAACGAGAACCTCAACCGCTCGGTGGAAGAGCTGGAGCTCTCCGTGCGCAGCTACAACTGCCTGAAGAACGCCAACATCCAGACCATCGGCGAACTGGTGCAGCGCAGCGAGGCCGAGATGCTGAAGACCAAGAACTTCGGCCGCAAGTCGCTGAACGAGATCAAGGAGATCCTGGCCAACATGGGGTTGAGCCTGGGGATGCGTATCGACGAGCAGGGCAACGCGGTCGCCGCCGCGCCCAGCGCCGCTCCCGGCGTCCCAGCGGGCGGAGGCGAGCAGTACTAG
- the rplQ gene encoding 50S ribosomal protein L17, with protein MRHRVAGWKLGRNTSHRRALLRNLVTSLILEERIETTVPKAKAMRPHVERMITLGKRGDLAARRQAAAYLMTGEAVKRLFDVVSPRFGDREGGYLRIIHSGWRQGDGGEKAFIELLGSEKVISAKRERQTERRAKKAEETRKAMEEAEAEQQKSAAEGEGSEEK; from the coding sequence ATGCGTCATCGAGTCGCAGGTTGGAAACTCGGAAGGAACACCAGCCACCGGCGCGCGCTGCTGCGCAACCTGGTGACCTCGCTCATCCTGGAAGAGCGCATCGAGACCACGGTGCCCAAGGCCAAGGCCATGCGCCCGCACGTGGAGCGCATGATCACCCTGGGCAAGCGCGGCGACCTGGCGGCGCGCCGCCAGGCGGCTGCCTACCTGATGACCGGCGAGGCGGTGAAGAGGCTGTTCGATGTCGTCTCCCCGCGCTTCGGCGACCGCGAGGGCGGTTACCTGCGCATCATCCACAGCGGATGGCGGCAGGGCGATGGCGGCGAGAAGGCCTTTATCGAGCTGCTGGGCAGCGAGAAGGTCATCAGCGCCAAGCGCGAGAGGCAGACCGAGCGCCGCGCCAAGAAGGCCGAAGAGACCCGCAAGGCCATGGAAGAGGCCGAAGCCGAGCAGCAGAAGTCCGCCGCCGAGGGTGAAGGCTCGGAAGAGAAGTAG
- a CDS encoding tetratricopeptide repeat protein — protein MKSSLMQRIFSVVLMITLLASQGWATCGGGGGGGMGGMSRGTSGGPDAGANQSTYPVPWRLIQPTDPPLKEGLAVYWLPSSQAELDKSSLHFSQLLSNYATQCVTMGIVDQRTALGQKLAANDKLPVAVLAQADGTLLGKAENKAGFLYVDQVEKLLDSEVKKRDSALKERMDGAKAKAQAGDNQSAVAEYRVVLEQKCLFPKRARDAAKELKKLGATDVAEVPAGVNFDPGVMRRVAEAMRQGLEAENNANYTQAERLYRSAHRMDPADPTPLRYLGELYRHHTGDWERAHQTFDAILAMRADPLSRAVALHGLGKMTIHEGDFQKGLALMEQSVREYPLALAYRNLAVYWNSEGDRAKADFYTQAALKLDPRDPYNLVFAAAFLAGNGHRDQALKIARENEALLPASYNLAAIYAQAGEKEKALALLQRHFFQYERYQAVRSKEMMEARVDAVFASLMQDPAFLALTKEADGKLPMRMSPNAKPAGE, from the coding sequence ATGAAAAGCTCGTTGATGCAGCGCATTTTCTCCGTCGTCTTGATGATCACCCTCCTGGCGTCGCAAGGCTGGGCTACCTGTGGGGGTGGCGGTGGCGGCGGCATGGGCGGCATGTCCCGCGGCACCTCCGGCGGCCCAGACGCGGGCGCGAACCAATCCACCTATCCCGTTCCGTGGAGGCTCATTCAGCCGACTGACCCGCCGCTGAAGGAAGGGCTGGCGGTGTATTGGCTGCCCTCGTCGCAGGCGGAGTTGGACAAGTCCAGCCTGCACTTCTCGCAGCTCCTGTCGAACTATGCCACGCAGTGCGTCACCATGGGCATCGTGGATCAGCGCACGGCGCTGGGGCAGAAGCTCGCCGCCAACGACAAGCTTCCTGTGGCGGTACTGGCCCAGGCCGACGGCACCCTCCTGGGCAAGGCGGAGAACAAGGCCGGGTTCCTGTACGTCGATCAGGTGGAGAAGCTGCTGGACTCCGAGGTAAAGAAGCGCGATAGCGCGCTCAAAGAGAGGATGGACGGGGCCAAGGCCAAAGCCCAGGCCGGCGACAACCAGAGCGCGGTCGCGGAGTATCGCGTGGTGCTGGAGCAGAAGTGCCTATTTCCCAAGCGCGCCAGGGATGCCGCCAAGGAGTTGAAGAAGCTGGGCGCGACCGACGTGGCCGAGGTTCCCGCGGGCGTGAACTTCGATCCTGGGGTGATGCGCCGCGTGGCCGAGGCCATGCGCCAGGGCCTGGAGGCGGAGAACAACGCCAACTACACGCAAGCGGAGCGTCTCTACCGGAGCGCGCACCGGATGGATCCGGCCGATCCCACGCCACTGCGCTATCTGGGCGAACTCTATCGCCACCACACCGGCGATTGGGAGAGGGCGCACCAGACTTTTGACGCCATTCTTGCCATGCGCGCCGACCCGCTCTCGCGCGCCGTGGCCCTGCACGGGCTGGGGAAGATGACCATCCATGAAGGCGATTTCCAGAAAGGTCTGGCGCTGATGGAACAGTCGGTGCGCGAGTATCCGCTGGCGCTGGCCTACCGCAACCTGGCCGTGTACTGGAACAGCGAGGGCGACCGCGCCAAGGCGGATTTCTACACCCAGGCGGCGCTGAAGCTCGATCCCAGGGATCCCTACAACCTGGTGTTTGCCGCGGCCTTCCTGGCCGGGAACGGTCATCGCGACCAGGCGCTGAAGATCGCGCGCGAGAACGAGGCGCTGCTGCCGGCCAGCTACAACCTGGCTGCCATCTATGCGCAGGCCGGCGAGAAGGAGAAGGCCCTGGCGCTGCTCCAGCGGCACTTCTTCCAGTACGAGCGCTATCAGGCCGTCCGCAGCAAAGAAATGATGGAGGCGCGCGTGGATGCGGTGTTCGCATCGCTGATGCAGGATCCGGCATTCCTCGCGCTCACCAAAGAGGCGGATGGCAAGCTGCCCATGCGGATGAGTCCGAACGCCAAGCCGGCGGGAGAATAG
- a CDS encoding MFS transporter, producing MPQSEEGRSRNLYVFGATSFLNDTASEMAYWILPAFLASLGAGPAALGLIEGIAESSASFTKLLSGYLADRLPRRKPIVVGGYALANLVKPLLAVATAWWQVLFIRFADRAAKGMRGAPRDVMLAESVPKERVGAAFGLMQAMDTAGAIAGPLLALAILKYFGFREVFWAAAVPGLASVVVMALLARETPAEARHGSSQAADASAALRPPLSASFYWTMSAVALFSLGNSSDMFLVLRAQDAGIAVVYAPLLGLVFNAVYTLASWPAGKLSDRVSRPAMAAAGFLVFAAVYVVFALAPARPAIWAMMGFYGLFYALTNPVLRAMIAATVAPEARGRAFGIFYFVSSVTMLFASLLTGELWKHYGARVPFLLSAGLAAAAAVMLLFARTPGGKGEAKPAAAVPHTGD from the coding sequence ATGCCGCAGAGTGAAGAAGGCCGCTCCCGCAATCTCTACGTCTTCGGCGCGACCTCGTTCCTCAACGACACGGCCAGCGAGATGGCCTACTGGATCCTGCCGGCGTTCCTGGCCAGCCTGGGCGCAGGGCCGGCGGCGCTAGGGCTGATCGAGGGCATCGCCGAGAGCTCGGCGTCGTTCACCAAGCTTCTCTCCGGATACCTCGCCGACCGCCTGCCGCGGCGCAAGCCCATTGTCGTGGGCGGCTACGCACTGGCCAATCTGGTGAAGCCGCTCTTGGCGGTGGCCACGGCGTGGTGGCAGGTGCTGTTCATCCGCTTTGCCGACCGGGCGGCGAAAGGGATGCGGGGCGCGCCGCGCGACGTGATGCTGGCTGAGTCCGTTCCGAAGGAGCGCGTGGGCGCGGCCTTCGGCTTGATGCAGGCCATGGACACGGCGGGCGCCATCGCCGGACCGCTCCTGGCGCTGGCCATCCTGAAATACTTCGGATTCCGCGAGGTCTTCTGGGCGGCGGCGGTTCCGGGACTGGCGAGCGTCGTGGTGATGGCGCTGCTGGCGCGGGAGACGCCCGCGGAGGCGCGCCACGGCAGTTCGCAGGCCGCGGATGCGTCCGCGGCCCTGCGCCCGCCGCTCTCCGCAAGCTTCTATTGGACGATGAGCGCGGTGGCGCTGTTCTCGCTGGGCAACTCCAGCGACATGTTTCTGGTGCTGCGCGCTCAGGATGCGGGCATCGCCGTGGTATACGCGCCGCTGCTGGGGCTGGTGTTCAACGCGGTGTACACGCTGGCCTCGTGGCCGGCGGGAAAGCTGAGCGACCGCGTCTCGCGCCCGGCCATGGCGGCGGCAGGATTCCTGGTGTTCGCCGCGGTGTACGTGGTGTTCGCGCTGGCGCCCGCGCGCCCGGCCATCTGGGCGATGATGGGCTTCTACGGGCTGTTCTACGCGCTCACCAATCCGGTGTTGCGGGCGATGATCGCGGCCACGGTCGCGCCGGAAGCGCGCGGACGCGCCTTCGGCATCTTCTACTTCGTCTCCAGCGTGACCATGCTCTTCGCCAGCCTGCTGACGGGCGAATTGTGGAAGCATTACGGAGCGCGCGTGCCGTTTCTACTCTCCGCGGGACTGGCAGCGGCAGCGGCGGTGATGCTGCTATTCGCCCGCACGCCGGGAGGGAAGGGCGAAGCGAAACCAGCGGCAGCCGTTCCTCACACGGGCGACTGA
- a CDS encoding VanZ family protein, translated as MRTENFFRYWLPAFAWAALVFLFSTGTFSAERTGHILRPFLEWIFGKIPDARFVLIHFLVRKSAHLTVYFTLSALWFRAQRGPRAGWNPSWALLALLVSMLLAIGDEFHQSFVLSRTASPWDVLLDSVGALLAQAAIARFARRKTQSPV; from the coding sequence CTGAGAACTGAGAACTTTTTTCGCTACTGGCTCCCCGCCTTCGCTTGGGCGGCGCTGGTCTTTCTCTTCTCCACCGGGACGTTTTCCGCGGAGCGAACAGGACACATCCTGCGTCCCTTCCTGGAGTGGATCTTTGGGAAGATCCCGGATGCGCGCTTCGTCCTCATCCACTTCCTGGTGCGCAAGAGCGCGCACCTGACCGTCTATTTCACGCTCAGTGCGCTCTGGTTCCGCGCCCAACGCGGCCCGCGCGCGGGATGGAACCCCTCGTGGGCGCTGCTCGCCCTGCTGGTGAGCATGCTGCTCGCGATCGGCGACGAGTTCCACCAGAGCTTCGTCCTTTCACGCACGGCATCCCCTTGGGACGTGCTGCTGGACAGCGTCGGCGCGCTCCTGGCGCAGGCTGCCATCGCACGGTTCGCGCGGCGAAAGACTCAGTCGCCCGTGTGA
- the guaB gene encoding IMP dehydrogenase produces the protein MIHFPVPEALTFDDVLLLPARSDVVPATANTSTRLSRNITLNIPLVSAAMDTVTESRLAIALAQQGGIGIIHRNFSIEQQAGEVDKVKRSESGMIVDPVTMSPDDKISDALEVMRKYKISGVPITKNKKLVGILTNRDLRFETRTDIPISKVMTRENLITVPVGTTLEEAEKILHHHRVEKLLVVDKNYVLKGLITVKDIQKKLKYPNAAKDDHGRLRVAAAIGATGDFLERAQEMAKSKVDVLAIDSAHGHSSRVLEAIKTIKSKLPEIDLIAGNVGTFDGACELTKAGVDALKVGIGPGSICTTRIVTGAGVPQVTAIAEAYRAAKDAAVPVIADGGIKFSGDITKALAAGASSVMIGSLFAGTDESPGETILYQGRSFKSYRGMGSMAAMGAGSAERYAQTNDGDSSAAITEEMEDGDSNRLLKFVPEGIEGRVPYKGQLAAMVQQLVGGLRSGMGYCGCATIPELQQKARFVRISGAGLRESHVHDVIITREAPNYRLE, from the coding sequence ATGATCCACTTCCCTGTCCCTGAAGCCCTGACCTTTGACGACGTGTTGCTGCTGCCCGCCCGCTCGGACGTGGTGCCGGCCACCGCCAACACCTCGACGCGCCTCTCCCGCAACATCACCCTGAACATCCCGCTGGTTTCAGCGGCCATGGACACGGTGACTGAATCCCGCCTGGCCATCGCCCTGGCCCAGCAGGGCGGCATCGGCATCATCCACCGCAACTTCTCCATCGAGCAGCAGGCCGGCGAGGTGGACAAGGTGAAGCGCTCGGAGAGCGGCATGATCGTGGACCCGGTCACCATGTCGCCCGACGACAAGATCTCCGACGCCCTCGAGGTCATGCGCAAGTACAAGATCTCCGGCGTCCCCATCACCAAGAACAAAAAGCTGGTCGGCATCCTCACCAACCGCGACCTGCGCTTCGAGACCCGCACCGACATTCCCATCAGCAAGGTCATGACCCGCGAGAACCTGATCACCGTCCCCGTGGGCACCACGCTGGAAGAGGCGGAGAAGATCCTCCACCACCACCGCGTGGAGAAGCTCCTGGTGGTGGACAAGAACTATGTCCTCAAGGGCCTGATCACGGTCAAGGACATCCAAAAGAAGCTCAAGTACCCCAACGCGGCTAAGGACGACCACGGCCGCCTGCGCGTGGCCGCCGCCATCGGGGCCACCGGCGACTTCCTGGAGCGCGCCCAGGAGATGGCCAAGTCCAAGGTGGACGTGCTGGCCATCGACAGCGCCCACGGCCACTCCTCGCGCGTCCTCGAAGCCATCAAGACCATCAAGTCCAAGCTGCCGGAGATTGACTTGATCGCCGGCAACGTGGGCACCTTCGACGGCGCCTGCGAACTCACCAAGGCGGGCGTGGACGCGCTCAAGGTCGGCATCGGCCCCGGCTCCATCTGCACCACCCGCATCGTCACCGGCGCTGGCGTGCCCCAGGTCACCGCCATCGCCGAGGCCTACCGCGCCGCCAAGGACGCGGCCGTTCCCGTCATTGCCGACGGTGGCATCAAGTTCTCCGGCGACATCACCAAGGCCCTGGCCGCCGGCGCCAGCTCCGTCATGATCGGCTCGCTGTTCGCCGGCACCGACGAGAGCCCCGGTGAGACAATCCTCTACCAGGGACGCTCCTTCAAATCCTACCGCGGCATGGGTTCGATGGCCGCCATGGGCGCGGGCTCGGCCGAGCGCTACGCCCAGACCAATGATGGCGATTCCTCCGCCGCCATCACCGAGGAGATGGAAGACGGCGACTCGAACCGCCTGCTGAAGTTCGTTCCCGAAGGCATCGAGGGTCGCGTCCCCTACAAGGGACAGCTCGCCGCCATGGTGCAGCAACTGGTGGGCGGCCTGCGCTCCGGCATGGGTTATTGCGGCTGCGCCACCATCCCTGAGCTGCAGCAGAAGGCGCGCTTCGTGCGCATCTCGGGCGCCGGCCTCCGCGAGAGCCACGTCCACGACGTCATCATCACCCGCGAGGCCCCGAATTACCGATTGGAGTAG